A region from the Geobacter benzoatilyticus genome encodes:
- the acnB gene encoding bifunctional aconitate hydratase 2/2-methylisocitrate dehydratase, with translation MIEAYLAHEAERQAQGIPALPLNPEQATELCKLMEAPPAGKEGFLLNLLKERVSPGVDPAAKVKAAFLAEIVKGTKKSPLVSKVDAIRILGTMIGGYNVDPLVEALKDAELADEAACALCGLTLVYGGFDQVVELSKSNAAAKKVLESWANAEWFTNRPGLPETIKVKVFKVEGEINTDDFSPAGDAWSRPDIPLHALAMGKTRFPNRLKDIADWRAAGHQVAFVGDVVGTGSSRKSACNSVLWHMGQEIPAVPNKKTAGVIIGGVIAPIFFNTAQDSGALPLKADVTNMNDGDIITINTAKGEISNEKGEVISTFKISPNTLADEFRAGGRIPLIIGRAVTEKARKALGLGDTDVFTKPVNPQPKAGQGYSLAQKMVGKACGVTGVLPGTACEPKMTTVGSQDTTGPMTADELKELACLKFLSPMFMQSFCHTAAYPKPADVKMHKNLPGFIIERCGVPLKPGDGVIHSWLNRLLLPDTVGTGGDSHTRFPIGISFPAGSGLVAFAGAMGFMPLDMPESVLVRFKGKLNPGITLRDAVNAIPYWAIKQGKLTVPKKNKINIFNGRILEMEGLPELTVEQAFELTDAAAERSAAAGCIQLSKESVATYLRSNVALMKKMIADGYQDAQTLQNRIDAVNEWLKTPQLLEADKNAVETGAYADVIEIDLAEITEPILACPNDPDDVKLLSEVAGTPIQDVFLGSCMTNIGHFRAAAEIWRGLKFNPSVRTWICPPTRMDQQQLKDEAYFSVYSAFGARIEIAGCSLCMGNQARVPDGVNMFSTSTRNFDDRIGDGAKVFLGSAELGAVTATLGKLPTVAEFMAAYKEKVEPKKDVVYKYLQFDEMPEYK, from the coding sequence ATGATTGAAGCCTATCTCGCCCACGAAGCCGAACGCCAGGCGCAGGGTATCCCGGCGCTGCCGCTCAACCCTGAGCAGGCCACTGAACTGTGCAAACTAATGGAAGCCCCTCCTGCCGGCAAAGAGGGTTTCCTCCTTAACCTGTTAAAGGAGCGCGTTTCTCCGGGGGTTGATCCTGCTGCCAAAGTAAAGGCAGCATTCCTGGCAGAGATCGTCAAGGGAACCAAGAAATCACCGTTGGTTTCCAAGGTAGATGCCATCCGCATTCTCGGTACAATGATTGGCGGTTACAACGTTGATCCTCTGGTTGAAGCACTCAAGGATGCCGAACTGGCCGATGAAGCCGCATGTGCGCTCTGCGGCCTGACTTTGGTATATGGCGGATTCGATCAGGTTGTGGAACTTTCCAAGAGCAACGCGGCTGCAAAGAAAGTTCTCGAGTCCTGGGCAAACGCTGAGTGGTTTACAAACCGCCCGGGCCTGCCTGAAACCATCAAAGTCAAGGTGTTCAAGGTAGAAGGCGAGATCAATACTGACGACTTCTCCCCGGCCGGCGATGCATGGAGCCGTCCCGATATCCCTCTTCACGCACTGGCTATGGGCAAAACCCGCTTCCCGAACCGTCTGAAAGATATCGCCGATTGGCGGGCTGCTGGTCACCAGGTTGCCTTTGTCGGTGACGTCGTCGGCACCGGTTCCTCCCGCAAATCCGCCTGCAACAGCGTGCTGTGGCACATGGGGCAGGAGATTCCTGCAGTTCCCAACAAAAAGACCGCCGGCGTCATCATTGGCGGTGTAATCGCTCCGATTTTCTTCAACACGGCCCAGGATTCCGGTGCGCTCCCCCTTAAGGCTGATGTTACCAACATGAATGATGGTGACATTATCACCATCAACACTGCAAAAGGCGAAATTTCCAACGAAAAAGGGGAGGTTATCTCTACCTTCAAGATCAGCCCCAACACGCTGGCCGACGAGTTCCGGGCCGGTGGCCGCATTCCGCTCATCATTGGCCGCGCTGTGACTGAAAAGGCCCGCAAGGCCCTCGGCCTCGGCGACACCGACGTATTCACCAAGCCGGTCAACCCCCAGCCAAAAGCTGGCCAGGGCTATTCACTTGCCCAGAAGATGGTCGGCAAGGCCTGTGGCGTTACCGGTGTGCTTCCCGGTACTGCCTGCGAGCCAAAGATGACCACTGTAGGTTCCCAGGACACCACCGGCCCCATGACCGCCGACGAACTCAAGGAACTGGCCTGCCTCAAGTTCCTCTCGCCGATGTTCATGCAGTCCTTCTGCCATACCGCTGCCTATCCGAAGCCGGCTGACGTAAAAATGCACAAGAATCTTCCCGGCTTCATCATCGAGCGGTGCGGCGTACCCCTCAAGCCGGGCGACGGTGTTATTCACTCCTGGCTGAACCGCCTGCTCCTCCCCGACACCGTGGGTACCGGCGGCGACTCCCACACCCGCTTCCCCATCGGCATCAGCTTCCCGGCCGGTTCCGGCCTAGTGGCCTTCGCCGGTGCCATGGGCTTCATGCCGCTTGATATGCCCGAGTCGGTCCTGGTCCGCTTCAAGGGCAAACTCAACCCCGGCATCACCCTTCGCGACGCGGTCAACGCCATCCCCTACTGGGCCATCAAGCAAGGCAAGCTGACTGTTCCCAAGAAGAACAAGATCAACATCTTCAACGGCCGCATCCTCGAGATGGAAGGGCTTCCCGAGCTGACTGTGGAGCAGGCCTTCGAGCTTACCGACGCCGCTGCCGAGCGCTCCGCCGCCGCCGGCTGCATCCAGCTCTCCAAAGAGAGCGTGGCCACCTACCTCCGCTCCAACGTGGCACTGATGAAGAAAATGATTGCTGACGGCTACCAGGATGCCCAGACCCTCCAGAACCGCATCGACGCCGTCAACGAATGGCTGAAGACCCCACAACTCCTCGAAGCCGACAAGAACGCTGTCGAAACCGGCGCCTATGCAGACGTCATTGAAATCGACCTTGCTGAAATCACCGAGCCGATTCTGGCCTGCCCCAACGACCCGGATGACGTGAAGCTCCTGTCCGAAGTTGCCGGCACTCCGATCCAAGACGTCTTCCTCGGCTCCTGCATGACCAACATCGGTCACTTCCGTGCTGCAGCCGAAATCTGGCGCGGCCTTAAGTTCAACCCGAGCGTCCGCACCTGGATCTGCCCGCCGACCCGTATGGATCAGCAGCAGCTAAAGGACGAAGCATACTTCTCTGTCTACAGCGCCTTCGGAGCTAGGATCGAAATCGCCGGTTGCTCCCTCTGCATGGGTAACCAAGCCCGCGTGCCCGATGGTGTCAATATGTTCTCTACTTCTACCCGGAACTTTGACGACCGGATCGGTGACGGCGCCAAAGTATTCCTCGGTTCCGCCGAATTGGGTGCAGTAACCGCAACCTTGGGCAAACTGCCTACTGTTGCTGAGTTTATGGCAGCATACAAAGAAAAGGTTGAACCTAAGAAGGATGTTGTTTACAAGTATCTCCAGTTCGACGAGATGCCCGAGTACAAGTAA
- the hisS gene encoding histidine--tRNA ligase, whose translation MITGIKGFNDILPGEVERWQHIESTARRVFGLYGYSEIRIPILEKTELFCRSIGDTTDIVEKEMYSFVDKGENAVTMRPEGTASVMRAYIEHKLYAQDPVSKLYYMGPMFRYERPQKGRYRQFHQIGAEVTGVTDPKVDAQVLTMLCHFFAELGLTEPTLQINSLGCPECRPVYREALKNYLRERLDQLCDDCKRRYETNPLRALDCKSPHCREATANAPAVLDHLCAGCDDHFAATRRHLERAGTPYSINNRMVRGLDYYTRTTFELVTGLLGAQSAVAAGGRYDGLIADLGGPAIPGIGFAMGVERVALLLGEQKFAQRPDLFIAALGSEAQDEAFRLMCGLQRLGISVEMDYEGKSLKSQMRRSDKFNSRFTLIIGSDELANRRATLKAMDTGSQSDVHLAIEAIADQVK comes from the coding sequence ATGATTACTGGCATCAAGGGTTTCAATGATATACTGCCCGGGGAGGTTGAGCGGTGGCAACATATCGAATCGACCGCACGTCGGGTATTCGGACTTTATGGCTATTCGGAGATTCGCATTCCGATTCTTGAAAAAACGGAACTCTTTTGCCGTTCCATTGGCGACACCACCGACATTGTTGAAAAGGAGATGTATTCCTTTGTCGACAAAGGCGAAAATGCCGTAACCATGCGCCCCGAAGGGACCGCAAGCGTCATGCGGGCTTATATCGAACACAAGCTCTATGCGCAGGATCCGGTGTCAAAGCTGTATTATATGGGCCCCATGTTTCGCTATGAACGTCCCCAAAAAGGGCGTTACCGGCAGTTTCACCAAATAGGCGCGGAAGTTACCGGCGTCACCGACCCCAAGGTGGACGCCCAGGTTCTAACGATGCTCTGTCATTTTTTTGCAGAGCTTGGATTGACGGAACCAACGCTCCAGATAAACTCCCTTGGCTGCCCCGAGTGCCGGCCAGTTTATCGCGAAGCGCTTAAAAATTATCTCCGCGAACGTCTTGACCAACTTTGCGATGACTGCAAAAGGCGCTACGAAACGAATCCTCTCAGGGCATTAGACTGCAAGTCTCCACACTGCCGGGAGGCCACCGCCAATGCACCGGCCGTGCTGGACCACCTCTGCGCCGGTTGCGACGACCACTTCGCCGCCACCCGCCGCCACCTGGAACGCGCCGGCACCCCATACAGCATAAATAACAGGATGGTGCGCGGCCTTGACTATTACACCCGCACCACCTTCGAACTGGTCACGGGACTCCTCGGCGCCCAGAGCGCCGTGGCGGCCGGAGGACGTTACGACGGACTTATTGCCGATCTGGGGGGACCTGCAATTCCCGGCATCGGTTTTGCCATGGGGGTTGAAAGGGTCGCTCTGCTCCTTGGTGAACAGAAGTTCGCTCAACGCCCCGATCTCTTCATCGCCGCCCTGGGTTCCGAAGCCCAGGATGAGGCATTCAGACTCATGTGCGGCCTTCAACGCCTCGGTATATCAGTAGAAATGGACTACGAGGGAAAGAGCCTCAAAAGTCAGATGCGCCGCTCAGATAAATTCAACTCCCGCTTCACCCTCATCATAGGAAGTGATGAGCTGGCAAACCGACGGGCAACGCTTAAGGCCATGGACACAGGCAGCCAGTCTGACGTACATCTGGCCATCGAAGCCATTGCAGACCAAGTAAAGTAA
- a CDS encoding GGDEF domain-containing response regulator produces the protein MEKILVVDDDRFFRQLYIDLLREEGYEVDTVASGAKALDLLEQNDYQLVITDLVLPGMGGIDLLARVKIQAPTVDVIIVTGHANVESAVFALKGGARDYLLKPFNHDEFKHTVALCFEQRRLINENYELKELLNLFQVGQNIANCIDIERLSTVVVESLTKEVRASRAIGLFRQKDENLLLKDFEGFNEDIAQNLAELIRKNVNLEDINAPTLKKIKVSSFATGGDFSGLDLDEALLMIIRSKTDILGVVVIFNNPGQQLPGDFKLKSIHFLLEQSTLAFENAARYSSAKDMLYIDELTGLFNYRYLDISLERELKRADRFGSTVSMIFIDLDFFKGVNDIHGHLVGSQVLTEVGMLLKKSVREVDIVIRYGGDEFTVMLVETGEKGAATVAERIRRSIEDHTFQATEGLNIRLTASLGYACYPADTQSKLELLELADKAMYKGKEEGKNCVFRATAIR, from the coding sequence ATGGAAAAAATCCTTGTCGTCGACGATGACCGCTTCTTTCGGCAGTTGTATATCGACCTTCTCAGGGAAGAAGGGTACGAGGTTGACACCGTGGCCTCCGGGGCCAAAGCGCTGGATCTTCTCGAACAAAATGATTATCAGCTTGTGATTACCGATCTCGTCTTGCCCGGCATGGGCGGCATCGATCTTCTTGCTAGGGTAAAAATACAGGCTCCCACTGTAGACGTGATTATAGTTACGGGACACGCCAACGTTGAATCAGCCGTTTTTGCCCTCAAAGGCGGTGCACGCGACTACCTCCTTAAACCGTTCAATCACGATGAATTCAAGCATACCGTTGCTCTCTGCTTCGAACAGCGCCGTCTGATAAATGAAAACTATGAATTAAAGGAACTTCTGAACTTATTTCAAGTGGGGCAGAATATCGCCAACTGCATTGATATCGAGCGATTATCGACTGTAGTTGTGGAGTCACTGACAAAAGAGGTCAGGGCCTCCAGGGCCATTGGATTATTCCGCCAGAAGGACGAGAATCTGCTTCTGAAAGATTTTGAGGGATTCAACGAAGATATCGCCCAAAATCTTGCCGAATTAATTCGAAAAAACGTAAACCTTGAGGATATAAATGCTCCGACTCTTAAAAAAATAAAAGTATCCTCTTTTGCAACGGGAGGGGACTTCAGTGGCTTAGATCTCGACGAAGCTCTCCTTATGATTATCCGGTCTAAAACCGATATCCTCGGTGTCGTTGTCATCTTTAACAATCCCGGGCAGCAACTCCCCGGTGATTTCAAACTCAAGAGCATTCACTTCCTTCTGGAACAGTCAACTCTTGCATTCGAGAACGCCGCCCGTTACTCAAGTGCCAAGGACATGCTTTATATCGATGAATTGACAGGACTTTTCAACTACCGCTACCTGGACATCTCCCTTGAACGCGAACTTAAAAGGGCCGACAGGTTCGGCTCGACGGTGTCGATGATCTTTATAGATCTGGATTTCTTCAAGGGAGTCAATGACATACATGGACATCTGGTTGGAAGCCAGGTACTTACCGAAGTAGGTATGCTTCTCAAGAAATCGGTCCGTGAAGTAGATATCGTTATACGTTACGGTGGCGATGAGTTTACGGTCATGCTTGTGGAAACGGGAGAAAAGGGAGCCGCTACCGTAGCCGAACGGATTCGGCGCTCCATTGAAGATCACACCTTCCAGGCAACTGAAGGCCTCAATATCCGCCTGACCGCAAGTCTGGGATATGCCTGTTATCCAGCCGACACTCAATCAAAACTTGAACTTCTCGAACTGGCCGACAAAGCGATGTACAAAGGTAAGGAAGAAGGGAAAAATTGCGTATTCAGAGCAACGGCAATCCGCTGA
- a CDS encoding DNA internalization-related competence protein ComEC/Rec2, protein MVGGLLSAHHLNIFLTPYLLPILLIVMLACAILRSRMPFLFFLTAFFFAWGNAALQPFLRPSYPSNHLVRFVSHVPVTLEGIVATRPEAKDEGMRFVIAAERVFRDGKAIPVEGRLLVHIREGRGNILTGDRVRLAARLRQPTNLGLPGEFDYRRYLAYRQIYVTASVLSNDNILLMREAAAYPFQRRFDSLAGELGDFIGKRFPVEGGILRAILVGERGYVNKRTEEIYARAGVNHILSISGFHIGIIAVTIYYLLLKLLARSEILALGLNLRRTVLLVALPPVVFYLYIAGLAPATVRSVIMIAIATIALLLERETDPINTLTAAAFSILIFTPQTLFDISFQLSFLAIWGLIILTPLFMEPFSSINNTKLKNLLLFVAASAAAITVTLLPVAHMFHRTSVAGLIGNFVAVPLLGYGAVVTGFASLPLIHLAPDAAHFLLGIAAWLVRLSGSLIEIIAGIPPLPLRSVSLLDLSVFYPALLALTLVKTYRMRYSVCLLAIATLFMLHIPAGANSNRMLRITFFSIGQGESTLITFPDGRHMLVDGGGSLRDDGMDTGTRYLAPALWSMGVDRLDIVVLSHPHPDHLKGLISLAELFPIGEFWESGIEEPVGDHAKLRSILAGQGVPVRNITSATPSCTMGNVKITPLAPAPDTLGCNSDQNDNSLVFKLIYGEFSMLFTGDIGHCGEKMLLRDPGKLGCTVLKVPHHGSRHSTTPMLLDVASPLVAFISAGAGNSFGLPSPETISRLHQRGISVFRTDLHGTVEVTSDGKGYSIRTYSDGHFH, encoded by the coding sequence ATGGTAGGGGGGCTCTTATCCGCCCATCACCTGAATATTTTTCTAACGCCTTACCTGCTGCCAATTCTGCTGATTGTAATGCTGGCATGTGCGATTCTTAGAAGTCGCATGCCGTTTTTGTTCTTCCTCACCGCATTCTTCTTCGCCTGGGGTAACGCAGCCCTCCAACCGTTTCTCCGCCCATCATACCCGTCGAATCATCTCGTTCGTTTCGTATCACACGTCCCGGTTACCTTGGAAGGAATCGTTGCAACCCGCCCGGAAGCCAAGGATGAGGGAATGAGATTCGTTATTGCTGCCGAGCGGGTTTTCCGTGACGGAAAAGCCATTCCAGTCGAAGGGCGCCTTCTGGTTCACATACGGGAGGGTAGGGGGAATATCCTGACCGGCGACAGGGTGCGGCTGGCCGCCCGGCTCCGGCAGCCGACGAATCTGGGGCTTCCGGGAGAGTTCGATTATCGCCGCTATCTGGCGTACCGCCAGATTTATGTTACTGCGTCGGTTTTGAGCAATGACAACATCCTGCTTATGCGCGAAGCGGCAGCATATCCTTTTCAGCGCCGGTTCGACAGCCTTGCAGGAGAACTAGGCGATTTTATCGGCAAACGTTTCCCCGTCGAAGGCGGTATTCTCAGGGCTATTCTGGTGGGCGAACGGGGCTACGTCAACAAAAGGACTGAGGAAATCTATGCCCGTGCCGGAGTCAATCACATTCTTTCTATCTCCGGATTTCATATCGGCATTATCGCCGTCACCATCTATTACCTGCTCTTGAAACTGCTTGCCAGATCGGAAATTCTCGCTCTGGGCCTGAACCTGAGGCGCACCGTCCTTCTTGTTGCACTTCCCCCGGTTGTTTTCTATCTCTACATAGCAGGTTTGGCTCCGGCAACGGTCCGATCAGTTATCATGATTGCCATTGCTACCATTGCCCTTCTTCTCGAACGGGAAACGGACCCCATCAATACGCTGACGGCAGCTGCATTCAGCATCCTTATATTCACTCCCCAGACGCTTTTCGATATCTCGTTTCAACTCTCGTTCCTTGCCATATGGGGATTGATAATCCTTACGCCGCTCTTCATGGAGCCGTTTTCCAGCATCAATAACACCAAACTGAAGAATCTGCTTCTGTTTGTTGCCGCATCTGCCGCAGCCATTACCGTAACCCTTTTGCCAGTTGCGCACATGTTTCACCGCACATCGGTCGCCGGGTTAATCGGAAATTTCGTGGCGGTTCCGCTTTTGGGATATGGCGCTGTGGTGACTGGATTTGCCTCGCTGCCGCTGATTCATTTAGCCCCAGATGCCGCGCACTTCCTTCTCGGGATAGCGGCCTGGCTTGTCAGGCTATCCGGGTCTCTGATTGAAATAATTGCCGGAATTCCTCCTTTACCGCTGCGGAGCGTTTCGCTTCTCGATCTTTCAGTGTTTTATCCGGCATTGCTTGCCCTCACGCTCGTCAAGACATATAGAATGCGTTATTCCGTCTGTTTACTGGCCATTGCAACGCTTTTCATGCTCCATATTCCGGCAGGCGCAAATTCGAACAGAATGCTTAGAATTACCTTCTTCAGCATCGGACAAGGGGAATCCACACTGATCACCTTCCCCGATGGCAGACACATGCTAGTGGACGGTGGCGGCTCGCTCAGGGATGATGGTATGGACACAGGGACTCGATATCTGGCCCCGGCCCTATGGAGCATGGGAGTTGACCGGCTCGATATTGTCGTTCTTTCTCATCCCCATCCAGACCATTTAAAAGGGCTCATTTCCCTTGCTGAACTGTTTCCCATTGGCGAATTCTGGGAAAGCGGCATCGAAGAGCCAGTCGGAGACCATGCAAAATTGCGGTCGATTCTTGCCGGCCAGGGGGTTCCGGTCCGCAATATCACTTCAGCGACACCGTCATGTACCATGGGCAACGTCAAAATCACCCCTCTGGCTCCGGCTCCGGATACGCTCGGATGCAACAGCGACCAGAACGACAACTCACTTGTATTCAAACTTATCTACGGAGAGTTCAGCATGCTGTTTACTGGAGACATCGGTCATTGTGGGGAAAAGATGCTCCTGAGAGATCCGGGCAAGCTTGGTTGCACAGTGCTTAAGGTCCCCCATCACGGCAGCCGCCACTCCACTACACCAATGCTCCTCGATGTTGCTTCACCCCTAGTGGCGTTCATTTCGGCTGGTGCCGGAAACAGTTTCGGCCTCCCATCACCCGAGACCATTTCAAGACTCCATCAACGCGGAATTTCTGTGTTTCGCACCGACCTGCACGGGACTGTAGAAGTCACCAGCGATGGGAAAGGATATAGTATCCGAACCTATTCAGACGGGCATTTTCATTGA
- a CDS encoding sensor domain-containing diguanylate cyclase, whose protein sequence is MTPSLRVLIIEDSEDDCFFLVRALKKEYDITYERVDAEAPLRDILTGEQWDIVLSDYFMPQFDALAALTVLQELELDLPFIIVSGRIGEIEAVKAMKAGAHDYIMKGDFTRLMPAIRRELREAAIREERRKAERDLREQLHFRQVLIDSIPAPIFFKNNDGIFLGCNKAFESFSGLPQSEIVGKSMADIAPSSLADRFSETDNELFRHGGTQIYESTISFANGTLHDVIFYKATFNNIDNTPGGLVGTILDITERKQTEEKLRYMSTHDPLTGLYNRGYFQEELERLELGRQFPVSIVVSDIDKLKYVNDTLGHAEGDDLITRAALMLKGAFRAEDVVARIGGDEFAVLLPSADAGVVEDALSRVLTKIEASNATGVSFPLSMSFGAATASKGERLEETLKLADKRMYEQKFKKTRTPA, encoded by the coding sequence GTGACCCCCTCATTGCGCGTACTTATAATTGAAGACTCTGAAGACGACTGTTTTTTCCTCGTCCGGGCTTTAAAAAAAGAATATGACATCACCTATGAAAGAGTCGACGCGGAAGCCCCCCTGCGAGACATTCTCACCGGTGAACAGTGGGATATAGTTCTGTCCGACTATTTCATGCCTCAATTTGATGCCTTGGCAGCTCTCACGGTTCTTCAGGAGTTGGAACTGGATCTTCCATTTATCATCGTGTCCGGCAGGATCGGTGAAATTGAAGCGGTCAAGGCAATGAAGGCCGGTGCCCACGACTATATAATGAAAGGTGATTTTACCCGCCTGATGCCTGCCATACGCCGGGAATTGCGCGAAGCCGCAATACGGGAAGAACGGCGTAAGGCGGAAAGGGACTTAAGGGAACAGCTCCATTTCAGGCAAGTACTGATAGACTCTATCCCCGCGCCTATATTTTTCAAAAACAACGATGGAATTTTTCTTGGCTGCAACAAGGCATTCGAGTCGTTTTCCGGATTACCCCAGAGCGAGATAGTAGGTAAATCAATGGCGGATATTGCTCCGTCCAGCCTTGCCGACCGTTTTTCTGAAACTGACAATGAATTGTTCCGTCACGGTGGCACCCAAATTTATGAGAGCACCATCTCTTTTGCCAATGGGACACTGCACGACGTAATATTTTACAAAGCTACTTTCAATAATATCGACAACACGCCCGGTGGGCTCGTGGGCACAATCCTCGATATAACCGAACGTAAACAGACGGAAGAAAAACTTCGCTACATGAGTACCCACGACCCTCTGACCGGCCTCTACAACCGGGGATATTTCCAGGAGGAGCTGGAGCGGCTCGAATTGGGGCGCCAGTTTCCGGTGAGCATTGTGGTTAGCGACATTGACAAGCTCAAATACGTCAATGACACTCTTGGGCATGCCGAAGGAGATGATCTGATAACCCGTGCTGCCTTGATGCTTAAAGGAGCTTTCCGCGCCGAGGATGTCGTGGCGCGTATCGGAGGCGATGAATTCGCCGTTTTACTTCCCAGCGCCGATGCCGGGGTTGTTGAAGATGCCCTCAGCCGTGTGCTGACGAAGATCGAGGCAAGCAACGCTACCGGCGTATCCTTTCCGCTCAGCATGTCATTCGGCGCGGCCACCGCCTCGAAAGGAGAACGGCTGGAAGAGACCCTGAAGCTTGCCGATAAAAGGATGTACGAGCAAAAATTCAAAAAAACTCGCACTCCAGCCTGA
- a CDS encoding response regulator, translating into MTVVAAPSLRVLIVDDSPLDTDLIVYELGSSFTLSFLRVDTAEQMLDALAASTWDIVISDYVMPTFSGLDAIALLRSNGYSLPIIIVSGVIGEHAAVETMRAGASDYIVKDNLVRLVPAVRRELEESIVRCQKKQAEDELRKLSHAVTQSPVSIIITDQNGTIEYVNPKFTQITGYNADEVLGKNPRILKSGEISDIGYRNLWETITSGHEWHGEMINKKKNGELFWEKVCISPIRNSDGVITHFMGIKEDISDHRQTEQEHRQAMAQLRQAQKMEAIGQLAGGVAHDFNNLLTIINGYSTLLLHEMPADNPFRAEVEQILKAGERAADLTHQLLAFSRRQVLEPKVISINYLVRNLEKMLKRLIRENIVLETRLSDCLGVVKADPGQVEQILMNLLVNARDALEDGGVITIETANSVLDRAFINENPGAVEGSYVMLAVHDNGVGMTQETKRKIFEPFFTTKKQGKGTGLGLATVYGIVKQSGGYIQVVSEPGQGASFRVYLPQVDSQTDKEETCVTEEVSTGTGTILIVEDEAGVLNLAVRTLSRRGYTVLQATSPSEASEIFDSNLHLIDLVLSDVIMPEKNGPALMREFREKRPDIKILFMSGYTDDTILPQEITNERIAFINKPFTPDVLVGRVRDELEKRLNP; encoded by the coding sequence ATGACTGTGGTGGCGGCCCCTTCTTTGCGAGTCCTTATAGTTGATGATTCTCCTCTTGATACCGACCTTATCGTGTATGAGCTCGGCAGCAGTTTCACGCTCTCTTTTCTTAGAGTAGATACCGCTGAGCAGATGCTCGATGCTCTCGCTGCTTCCACTTGGGATATTGTTATTTCCGACTACGTCATGCCCACGTTCAGTGGACTTGACGCCATAGCTCTTCTGAGGAGCAACGGTTACTCCCTCCCGATTATCATTGTCTCCGGAGTGATTGGAGAACATGCCGCAGTCGAAACCATGCGTGCCGGCGCCAGCGACTATATTGTCAAAGATAATCTTGTACGACTGGTCCCGGCCGTCCGGCGGGAACTTGAAGAGTCAATAGTAAGGTGCCAGAAAAAACAGGCTGAGGATGAACTGCGTAAACTTTCCCATGCGGTAACACAGAGCCCTGTTTCCATCATTATAACTGACCAAAATGGCACGATAGAATACGTCAATCCCAAATTTACCCAGATAACAGGCTACAACGCAGATGAAGTTTTGGGGAAAAATCCACGCATTCTCAAATCCGGCGAGATTTCCGACATTGGGTACCGGAATCTATGGGAAACGATAACTTCCGGCCACGAATGGCACGGAGAAATGATCAACAAGAAAAAGAATGGTGAACTCTTTTGGGAAAAAGTGTGCATATCGCCAATCCGTAATTCTGATGGCGTCATAACACATTTTATGGGCATAAAAGAGGATATCAGCGACCATCGGCAAACCGAACAGGAACACCGGCAGGCCATGGCCCAACTCCGGCAGGCACAAAAAATGGAAGCAATCGGGCAGCTTGCGGGGGGCGTTGCCCATGATTTCAATAATCTCCTCACCATCATCAACGGCTACAGCACTCTTCTTCTCCATGAAATGCCCGCCGATAATCCATTCCGCGCAGAAGTAGAGCAAATCCTAAAAGCCGGGGAACGTGCCGCTGACCTCACCCACCAGCTCCTTGCCTTCAGTCGCCGTCAGGTGCTTGAACCTAAGGTAATAAGCATTAACTACCTGGTCAGGAACCTGGAAAAGATGCTCAAGAGGCTAATCAGAGAGAACATTGTCCTGGAGACTCGCCTTTCTGACTGCCTTGGCGTTGTGAAGGCAGATCCGGGGCAAGTGGAACAGATATTAATGAACTTGCTGGTTAATGCCCGGGACGCATTGGAAGATGGCGGTGTAATAACCATCGAAACAGCGAACTCTGTTCTGGACCGGGCATTTATCAATGAAAACCCCGGGGCCGTTGAGGGAAGTTACGTCATGTTGGCCGTACATGATAACGGAGTCGGCATGACTCAAGAAACAAAGCGAAAGATCTTCGAACCTTTTTTCACTACCAAAAAACAGGGTAAGGGCACTGGACTCGGGCTTGCGACGGTTTACGGCATCGTAAAACAGAGCGGCGGCTATATCCAGGTCGTCAGTGAACCCGGCCAGGGGGCATCATTCCGGGTATATCTCCCGCAAGTTGATTCTCAAACCGATAAAGAAGAGACTTGTGTCACCGAAGAGGTGTCAACGGGGACTGGAACCATCCTGATTGTTGAAGACGAAGCGGGAGTATTGAATCTCGCGGTCCGAACCCTGAGCCGCCGGGGATACACGGTACTTCAGGCGACTTCACCATCTGAGGCCAGTGAAATTTTTGATTCGAACCTGCATCTGATCGACCTCGTACTCTCCGACGTCATCATGCCGGAGAAAAACGGCCCGGCACTAATGCGAGAATTCAGGGAAAAACGCCCTGATATCAAAATATTGTTTATGTCGGGCTATACGGATGATACGATATTGCCGCAAGAGATTACCAATGAACGGATAGCTTTCATCAACAAACCCTTCACGCCTGATGTACTGGTCGGACGGGTGCGGGATGAACTCGAAAAACGGCTGAATCCATAA